In the genome of Propionispora hippei DSM 15287, the window TTTATAATAAAATCCAAATTTGAGGAAGGGGGTGCACTAATGCCTACAATTAGTCAATTAGTACGTAAAAGTAGACAGGAATTGGAAAAGAAATCTACGGCGCCTGCTTTGAAGGAATGTCCCCAAAAGCGTGGTGTTTGCACAAGGGTATACACGACTACTCCGAAAAAACCTAACTCCGCTTTGAGAAAAGTTGCGAGGGTTCGTCTGACCAATGGAATTGAAGTAACCGCTTACATTCCTGGTATTGGACACAATCTGCAGGAACACTCCGTGGTTCTGATCAGAGGCGGCAGGGTAAAAGACTTGCCGGGGGTTCGTTATCACATTGTCCGCGGCGCATTGGATACTGCTGGTGTGCAGAAACGCAACCAAAGCAGATCGAAATACGGCGCAAAACGTGCTAAAAAATAAGACGTAAACAGTCAGATTGATTTAAAATACACATTGGTGATTTAAATCAACTTTTCGCAGAAGGAGGGAAAACGTGAATGCCTAGAAAAGGTCCTGTACCTAAGCGTGATGTGCTGCCGGATCCGGTGTACAATTCCAAAATTGTTACTAAGTTCGTCAACAAGATCATGATGATGGGTAAAAAAGGTGTTGCAGAAAACATCGTTT includes:
- the rpsL gene encoding 30S ribosomal protein S12 produces the protein MPTISQLVRKSRQELEKKSTAPALKECPQKRGVCTRVYTTTPKKPNSALRKVARVRLTNGIEVTAYIPGIGHNLQEHSVVLIRGGRVKDLPGVRYHIVRGALDTAGVQKRNQSRSKYGAKRAKK